Proteins from one Candidatus Eisenbacteria bacterium genomic window:
- a CDS encoding DNA polymerase IV, translated as MTWILHVDFDAFFASVEQARNPALRGRPVVVGNGVIASCSYEARRCGLSNGMPLSRAARLCPSVVILDGSYPTYRALAERIFSFCRDVSPNVETFLDEAYIELTGTERLHGHPLSVGHALRERVRRETGLPVTAGIGRSRMIAKMAGKRAKPDGLGFIPPGTEAETIAPFPIRDLPGVGHAYGALLEKLQVRTIEELRAFPAPALRKLFGVHGDLLFRRCRGEDTAVIEEREIPRSISRETSFHRDTSDRREIEGMLFYLSERAARALRALRLEARTVGIRIRYAGGGSEAMSRSLPKPAALHPPILRAALDLLRRVYARREALHLVGVSLANIARCGPRQTDLYDEEEAERSAALSRALDEARDRFGFSSVVAGRSLDLVGKLERNSHGFVLRTPSLTK; from the coding sequence GTGACTTGGATCCTGCACGTCGACTTCGACGCGTTCTTCGCGTCGGTGGAGCAGGCGCGGAACCCGGCGCTCCGCGGGCGGCCGGTGGTCGTCGGGAACGGCGTCATCGCGAGCTGTTCGTACGAGGCGCGGCGCTGCGGCCTCTCCAACGGGATGCCCCTCTCGCGCGCGGCGCGCCTCTGCCCGTCGGTCGTCATCCTCGACGGCTCGTACCCGACCTACCGCGCCCTCGCCGAGAGGATCTTCTCCTTCTGCCGCGACGTCTCGCCGAACGTGGAGACGTTTCTCGACGAGGCGTACATCGAGCTGACCGGCACCGAGCGCCTCCACGGGCATCCGCTTTCCGTCGGGCACGCGCTCCGCGAGCGGGTGCGGCGGGAGACCGGGCTCCCGGTGACCGCCGGGATCGGGCGGAGCCGGATGATCGCGAAGATGGCGGGGAAGCGGGCGAAGCCGGACGGGCTCGGCTTCATCCCGCCCGGGACGGAGGCGGAGACGATCGCCCCCTTCCCGATCCGCGATCTCCCCGGCGTCGGGCACGCGTACGGCGCGCTGCTCGAAAAACTTCAAGTGCGAACGATCGAGGAGCTCCGCGCGTTCCCCGCTCCCGCGCTCCGGAAGCTCTTCGGGGTTCACGGGGATCTCCTCTTCCGGCGCTGCCGCGGCGAGGATACGGCGGTGATCGAGGAGAGGGAGATCCCTCGGTCGATCTCGCGCGAGACGAGCTTCCACCGCGACACGTCGGACCGGCGCGAGATCGAGGGGATGCTCTTCTACCTCAGCGAACGGGCGGCGCGCGCGCTTCGCGCCCTCAGGCTCGAGGCGCGAACGGTGGGCATCCGGATCCGCTACGCGGGGGGCGGCTCGGAGGCGATGAGCCGTTCGCTCCCGAAGCCGGCCGCGCTCCACCCGCCGATCCTCCGCGCGGCGCTCGACCTCCTCCGGCGGGTCTACGCGCGGCGCGAGGCGCTCCACCTCGTCGGCGTCTCGCTCGCGAACATCGCGCGGTGCGGCCCGCGCCAGACCGACCTGTACGACGAGGAAGAGGCGGAGCGGAGCGCCGCCCTCTCCCGCGCGCTCGACGAGGCGAGGGATCGGTTCGGTTTTTCGTCCGTCGTCGCGGGAAGGAGCCTCGATCTCGTCGGAAAGCTCGAGCGGAACAGCCATGGCTTCGTGCTACGTACCCCTTCACTTACAAAGTAA
- a CDS encoding NAD+ synthase, translating into MVRIALAQINTTVGDIQGNGNRVLEFLRRAESEGADLVAFPELAISGYPPEDLLLRTRFLDDCRAEVERIAAETRGSAAVVGFPERTEEGAHNAAAVLQEGRLLGVYRKNLLPNYGVFDEGRYFRAGEKGLLLDIEKARIAVHICEDSWIVGSRPVECARETGANLILNISASPYHTGKVEIRRQVLAAANAKCGTPSFYVNLVGGQDELIFDGGSMVVSGGGAILALAERFEEDLLLYDVDVSNEKERPALAGEGAAWETIRIEPIGDGARRLPLRQRPIRTPAREEEVYSALLLGTRDYFRKNGFARAVIGLSGGVDSALVAAIARDALGPDHVIGVTMPSRYTSAATRADADAVADRLGIELVEIPIEPIALAYAKALAPAFAGTEPGVAEENIQARVRGNLLMALSNKFGWLVLTTGNKSETAVGYCTLYGDMAGGLAVLKDVPKTLVYALAAWRNTWPDGPAIPGSVIARPPSAELRENQKDSDSLPEYSVLDPILEAYVEHDLSADEIAERLGGRETVERVLRMVDANEYKRRQAPPGLKITPKAFGKDRRLPITNRYR; encoded by the coding sequence ATGGTGCGCATCGCGCTCGCGCAGATCAACACGACGGTCGGGGACATTCAGGGGAACGGGAATCGCGTGCTCGAGTTTCTCCGTCGGGCGGAGAGCGAGGGCGCGGACCTCGTCGCCTTTCCGGAGCTCGCGATCTCCGGCTACCCGCCCGAGGATCTCCTCCTTCGCACGCGCTTCCTCGACGACTGCCGGGCGGAAGTCGAGCGGATCGCCGCGGAGACGCGGGGGAGCGCGGCGGTCGTCGGTTTTCCGGAGCGGACCGAGGAGGGCGCGCACAACGCGGCGGCGGTCCTTCAGGAGGGGCGTCTTCTCGGCGTGTATCGGAAGAATCTTCTCCCGAACTACGGGGTCTTCGACGAGGGGCGCTACTTCCGCGCGGGGGAGAAGGGTCTTCTCCTCGACATCGAAAAGGCGCGCATCGCGGTTCACATCTGCGAAGATTCGTGGATCGTGGGGAGCCGTCCGGTCGAATGCGCGAGGGAGACCGGCGCGAACCTCATCCTCAACATCTCCGCGTCGCCGTATCACACGGGAAAGGTGGAGATCCGGCGCCAGGTTCTCGCCGCGGCGAACGCCAAGTGCGGGACGCCCTCCTTCTATGTGAACCTCGTCGGGGGACAGGACGAGCTGATCTTCGATGGAGGGAGCATGGTCGTCTCGGGCGGAGGCGCGATTCTCGCCCTCGCCGAGCGTTTCGAGGAAGATCTTCTTCTTTATGATGTCGATGTTTCGAACGAGAAGGAAAGGCCTGCGCTCGCCGGAGAGGGAGCGGCATGGGAGACGATCCGGATCGAGCCGATCGGCGACGGGGCCCGGCGCCTTCCCCTCCGGCAGCGTCCGATCCGAACGCCGGCGAGGGAAGAGGAGGTGTACAGCGCCCTTCTCCTCGGGACTCGGGATTACTTCCGGAAGAACGGCTTCGCGCGCGCCGTGATCGGCCTCTCCGGCGGGGTGGATTCGGCCCTCGTCGCCGCGATCGCGCGGGACGCGCTCGGCCCGGACCACGTGATCGGCGTCACGATGCCGAGCCGCTACACGTCGGCGGCGACCCGCGCCGACGCGGACGCGGTGGCGGACCGCCTCGGGATCGAGCTCGTGGAGATCCCGATCGAGCCGATCGCCCTGGCGTACGCGAAGGCGCTCGCGCCGGCCTTCGCGGGGACGGAGCCCGGCGTCGCCGAGGAGAACATCCAGGCGCGGGTTCGCGGCAACCTCCTCATGGCCCTCTCGAACAAGTTCGGATGGCTCGTTCTCACGACCGGGAACAAGAGCGAGACGGCGGTCGGCTACTGCACGCTCTACGGAGACATGGCCGGAGGGCTCGCGGTGTTGAAGGACGTTCCGAAGACGCTCGTCTACGCGCTCGCGGCGTGGAGAAACACGTGGCCGGACGGACCGGCGATTCCAGGGAGCGTGATCGCGCGTCCTCCTTCGGCGGAGCTTCGCGAGAACCAGAAGGACAGCGACTCGCTCCCCGAGTACAGCGTGCTCGACCCGATCCTCGAGGCGTACGTCGAGCACGATCTCTCGGCCGATGAGATCGCCGAGCGGCTCGGCGGACGCGAGACGGTGGAGAGAGTTCTCCGGATGGTCGACGCGAACGAGTACAAACGCCGCCAGGCTCCGCCCGGCCTCAAGATCACGCCGAAGGCGTTCGGCAAGGACCGCCGTCTTCCAATCACGAACCGGTACCGGTGA
- a CDS encoding DNA polymerase III subunit alpha yields MASCYVPLHLQSNFSLLRGTAPIPFLVERLAALGFSAAALADRNNLYGAILFRVAARAAGIRTIVGAEVDDASGARLVLLARDREGYGNLCRIVTRRMLEDAFDLARAVEENAGGLFVLAEGGPLAETVRRALPPGALWIELPFGAAARTVRERRREARRLGVGVVAGGAAPLRAPEDRALAAVLAAIRTNTLVGKAPPGEAAPPEGYLRPPEKAAAFFREVPEALANTLTIAEACAFDPTGEGTIFPRFPLPEGETPYARLHALAQEGLRRRYGASITPEITRRLQQELETIDRMGFLEYFLVVGDLVRFARARGIPVVGRGSGASSLVAYLLGITSVDPIRYRLYFERFLNSLRDDWPDLDVDLCWRGRDEVIEYAYERYGRDRVAMISTHHHYHPRSAFRDAARAFGLPQEAVNRASRRIPHVSDLPLSELFRRSPLLRDYPLDREPYGAILRFADAIRGFPRHLGIHCGGIVIADRPIDRCVPLEEAAKGIVVTQYEMHAIEEAGLVKIDLLGNRALSTIRETLRLARETSGVEIDLDTIPHDDERTAAILREGRTLGCFQIESPGMRNLLKMIGSSSMKGTIDAHSLIRPGPASSGMKELFVRRAHGLEPVAVPHPAMEELLAESYGILLYEEDVMATASRVAGITLEEGDLLRRRIAKAKDEESMRALANGFLAEAIRRGVHPKAAKEIWSLLARFSGYSFCRAHAAGYGVLAYQTAYLKANFPAEHAVALLNNHQGMYPLRAHVEEARRRGIEVLLPCVHRSGEEFTLEEGRVRVGLALVRNLSAPVRERILAERPFRSLADFLRRARPSRREAENLVLVGAFDATGAERAELLWELFATFEERRREGRRAPGMFDEYPSDPARPKLRAFSLEERLRYEIEILGLAVSAHPIALLRGNGIATGLHDTRELLRRGRGPVRLLGIPAASRRVRTSRGEEMLFLTIEDEFDLVECTLFPSVFKRFLAEARGPGPFAIEGMIEEQYGARTVNVRSLASLAAEEPILREMLEEERAAAGFDRAPRPL; encoded by the coding sequence ATGGCTTCGTGCTACGTACCCCTTCACTTACAAAGTAATTTCTCGCTCCTCCGCGGGACGGCGCCGATTCCATTTCTCGTGGAGAGGCTCGCCGCGCTCGGCTTCTCCGCGGCGGCGCTCGCCGACCGGAACAACCTCTATGGAGCGATTCTCTTCCGCGTGGCGGCGCGCGCGGCCGGGATCCGAACGATCGTCGGGGCGGAGGTGGACGACGCCTCCGGCGCGCGTCTCGTTCTTCTCGCGCGCGACCGGGAGGGGTACGGAAACCTCTGCCGAATCGTGACGCGCCGGATGCTCGAGGATGCGTTCGACCTCGCGCGCGCGGTCGAGGAGAACGCGGGCGGCCTTTTCGTTCTCGCCGAGGGAGGGCCTCTCGCGGAGACGGTCCGCCGGGCTCTTCCGCCGGGCGCCCTCTGGATCGAGCTTCCCTTCGGCGCGGCGGCGCGCACGGTCCGCGAGCGCCGCCGCGAGGCGCGCCGGCTCGGCGTCGGGGTCGTCGCCGGGGGGGCGGCGCCGCTCCGCGCCCCGGAGGATCGAGCGCTCGCCGCGGTTCTCGCGGCGATCCGGACGAACACGCTCGTCGGCAAGGCCCCGCCGGGGGAGGCCGCGCCTCCGGAAGGGTACCTCCGCCCCCCCGAGAAGGCGGCCGCCTTCTTTCGCGAGGTTCCCGAGGCGCTCGCGAACACCCTCACGATCGCCGAGGCGTGCGCGTTCGATCCGACGGGGGAGGGGACGATCTTTCCCCGCTTCCCGCTCCCGGAAGGAGAAACCCCCTACGCGCGTCTTCACGCCCTCGCGCAGGAAGGGCTCCGGCGCCGCTACGGAGCGTCGATCACGCCGGAGATCACGCGGCGTCTTCAGCAGGAGCTCGAGACGATCGACCGGATGGGTTTCCTCGAGTACTTTCTCGTCGTCGGCGATCTCGTCCGCTTCGCGCGCGCGCGCGGGATCCCGGTCGTCGGGCGCGGCTCGGGAGCGAGCTCGCTCGTCGCGTACCTTCTCGGCATCACGAGCGTCGACCCGATCCGATATCGTTTATACTTCGAGCGTTTCCTGAACTCGCTCCGCGACGACTGGCCGGATCTCGACGTCGATCTCTGCTGGCGGGGCCGCGACGAGGTGATCGAGTACGCCTACGAACGGTACGGGCGCGACCGGGTCGCGATGATCTCGACGCACCATCACTATCATCCGCGGTCCGCTTTTCGCGACGCGGCGCGGGCCTTCGGGCTCCCTCAGGAAGCGGTGAACCGCGCGAGCCGCCGGATCCCGCACGTCTCCGATCTCCCCCTTTCCGAGCTCTTCCGAAGGTCGCCGCTTCTTCGCGACTATCCGCTCGATCGAGAGCCGTACGGCGCGATTCTCCGCTTCGCCGACGCGATCCGCGGGTTTCCCCGCCACCTCGGCATCCACTGCGGGGGGATCGTGATCGCCGACCGTCCGATCGACCGCTGCGTTCCGCTCGAGGAGGCGGCGAAGGGGATCGTCGTGACGCAGTACGAGATGCACGCGATCGAGGAGGCGGGGCTCGTCAAGATCGATCTCCTCGGAAACCGGGCGCTCTCGACGATCCGCGAGACGCTCCGCCTCGCGCGCGAGACGAGCGGCGTCGAGATCGACCTCGATACGATCCCGCACGACGACGAGAGGACCGCCGCGATTCTCCGAGAGGGAAGGACGCTCGGCTGCTTCCAGATCGAGTCGCCCGGAATGCGGAACCTCCTCAAGATGATCGGCTCCTCCTCGATGAAGGGAACGATCGACGCGCACTCGCTCATCCGCCCCGGTCCCGCTTCTTCGGGTATGAAGGAACTGTTCGTGCGGCGCGCGCACGGGCTCGAGCCGGTCGCCGTTCCGCATCCGGCGATGGAGGAGCTTCTCGCGGAGTCGTACGGGATTCTCCTCTACGAGGAGGACGTGATGGCGACGGCGAGCCGCGTCGCGGGGATCACGCTCGAGGAGGGGGACCTTCTCCGGCGAAGGATCGCGAAGGCGAAGGACGAGGAGTCGATGCGGGCGCTCGCGAACGGCTTCCTCGCAGAGGCGATCCGGCGCGGCGTGCACCCGAAGGCGGCGAAGGAGATCTGGTCGCTCCTCGCCCGTTTCTCCGGCTACTCGTTCTGCCGGGCGCACGCGGCGGGATACGGGGTTCTCGCGTATCAGACCGCCTATCTCAAGGCGAACTTCCCAGCGGAGCACGCGGTCGCGCTTCTCAACAACCATCAAGGAATGTACCCGCTCCGCGCGCATGTCGAGGAGGCGCGGCGGCGGGGGATCGAGGTGCTTCTTCCGTGCGTCCACCGTTCGGGGGAGGAGTTCACGCTCGAGGAGGGCCGCGTGCGCGTCGGGCTCGCGCTCGTGCGGAATCTCTCGGCGCCGGTCCGCGAGCGGATTCTCGCGGAAAGACCGTTTCGCTCGCTTGCGGATTTCCTCCGGCGCGCGCGTCCCTCGCGCCGCGAGGCGGAGAACCTGGTTCTCGTCGGGGCGTTCGATGCGACCGGCGCGGAGCGGGCCGAGCTTCTCTGGGAGCTCTTCGCGACGTTCGAGGAGAGGCGGAGGGAAGGGAGGAGGGCCCCGGGGATGTTCGACGAATACCCTTCCGATCCGGCGCGGCCGAAGCTCCGAGCGTTCTCGCTCGAGGAACGGCTCCGCTACGAGATCGAGATCCTCGGCCTCGCCGTTTCGGCGCATCCGATCGCGCTTCTCCGAGGGAACGGAATCGCGACGGGGCTTCACGATACGCGCGAGCTTCTCCGCCGCGGCCGGGGCCCGGTGAGGCTCCTCGGGATTCCGGCCGCCTCGCGCCGCGTGCGGACCTCGAGAGGGGAGGAGATGCTCTTTCTCACGATCGAGGATGAGTTCGATCTCGTCGAGTGCACGCTTTTTCCTTCGGTGTTCAAACGGTTTCTCGCCGAAGCGCGCGGGCCCGGGCCCTTCGCGATCGAGGGGATGATCGAGGAGCAGTACGGGGCGCGCACGGTGAACGTGCGAAGCCTCGCCTCGCTCGCCGCGGAGGAGCCGATCCTCCGGGAGATGCTGGAAGAGGAGCGCGCCGCGGCAGGGTTTGACCGCGCGCCGCGCCCCCTGTAG